One region of Zingiber officinale cultivar Zhangliang chromosome 7B, Zo_v1.1, whole genome shotgun sequence genomic DNA includes:
- the LOC122004639 gene encoding agamous-like MADS-box protein AGL80: MARKKVKLEWIANDAARKATFKKRKKGLVKKVSELSTLCDVKACMIVYAPGEAQAAEVWPSAPDAMRVLSRLKRLPETEQSKKMMNQEKLMQQRFRKLQEQFQRHEKENRDLETALLMQQCLEGRRGLHDVGLEEVSALAWMTEAKIGKVRERMEEEARNASATAAVAAAEERKGKEVVVVPTHDWFAEAMDIGGYEGVPADHVIVDSKINSWLNSSYYPLN; the protein is encoded by the coding sequence ATGGcgaggaagaaggtgaagctgGAGTGGATCGCCAACGACGCGGCGCGGAAGGCGACTTTCAAGAAACGGAAGAAGGGGCTGGTGAAGAAGGTGAGCGAGCTGAGCACGCTGTGCGACGTGAAGGCGTGCATGATCGTGTACGCGCCGGGGGAGGCGCAGGCGGCGGAGGTGTGGCCGTCGGCGCCGGACGCCATGCGCGTGCTCTCTCGGCTGAAGCGGCTGCCGGAGACGGAGCAGAGCAAGAAGATGATGAACCAGGAGAAGCTGATGCAGCAGCGCTTTCGCAAGCTGCAGGAGCAGTTCCAGCGGCACGAGAAGGAGAACCGCGACCTGGAGACGGCGCTATTGATGCAGCAGTGCCTCGAGGGGCGGCGTGGCCTGCACGACGTCGGCTTGGAGGAGGTCTCGGCGCTCGCCTGGATGACGGAGGCGAAGATAGGCAAAGTGAGGGAGCGGATGGAGGAGGAGGCAAGGAACGCCAGCGCAACGGCAGCAGTGGCGGCGGCGGAGGAGCGCAAGGGAAAGGAGGTGGTGGTGGTCCCGACTCATGATTGGTTTGCGGAGGCGATGGACATCGGCGGCTACGAGGGCGTGCCGGCGGACCATGTAATAGTGGATAGCAAAATCAACTCGTGGCTGAACAGTAGTTACTACCCTTTGAACTGA
- the LOC122006672 gene encoding auxin-responsive protein SAUR23-like, with product MKVERIRQIAQLKQVMRRWRALSLRRRLVEDPPPGFLAVYVGDDRRRFVIPARFLNLPVFAALLQRAEEEYGFPGSAAGGLALPCDPAFFGCVLDALHLDEARFRNLPLDAFLALFADRGRAASSSPCRDSSSYNSFSPLLPKAKAR from the coding sequence ATGAAGGTGGAGCGGATCCGGCAGATCGCGCAGCTGAAGCAGGTGATGCGGCGGTGGCGGGCGCTCAGCCTCCGCCGCCGCCTCGTCGAGGATCCACCCCCGGGTTTCCTCGCCGTCTACGTGGGGGATGATCGGCGGCGCTTCGTCATCCCCGCTCGGTTCCTCAATCTCCCGGTCTTCGCCGCCCTCCTCCAGCGCGCGGAGGAGGAGTATGGCTTCCCCGGCTCCGCGGCCGGGGGCCTCGCCCTCCCCTGCGACCCGGCCTTCTTCGGTTGCGTCCTCGACGCTCTCCATCTCGACGAGGCTCGCTTCCGCAACTTACCCCTCGACGCCTTTCTCGCGCTCTTCGCCGACCGCGGCCGCGCCGCCTCTTCCTCTCCTTGCCGGGACTCGTCCTCGTACAACAGCTTCTCACCTCTACTCCCCAAAGCCAAGGCTCGATGA